ATCCACACCGCGGCCGGCCATAAGATCCTTCTAGACGACGCAAAAGGCGGCGAGAAAATCGAGCTTGTGGACAAGACGGGTAGTAACTCGATTAAGATAGATTCCGTGCAAAACACCATCGCCGTCGAGAGCGCCATGAATCTGAAAATAAAGGCGCAGATGGTCGAGATTGAATCCGGCGGGATGATGACAATCAAGGCCGGAGCGACGCTTACGATAAAAGGGGCGCTCGTGCAGATCAATTAAAAGTTACGGGTTACGGGTTGCGAGTCAGAATATAGAAAGTAGAAGACGGAATCCGGGCTCTATTAATGGTGATTTCTTGAACTTTGAACGTCGAACCTTGAACCTTGAACGGACCCGAATGGTCCATCATCTTTGGCTGAACGCGGGAGGTTAAAGCGTGGGATTGCCGGCGGCGCGTATGGGAGACTTGACCAGCCACGGAACGCCCCTGTCGCCCGGACCGGGCAGCGCCAACGTGCTGATCGGTGGGATGCCCGCCTGGCGTGTGGGGGCGGACTTCCATACCTGTCCCCTGGTTACGGGTACGGTGCCGCACGTCGGCGGAATGGTGTCCTTGGGCAGCATGACGGTATTGATAAACGGCATGCCCGCGGCGCGGCAGGGCGACATGATCGTGGAAAGCGGGCCTCCCAACAGCATCACCATGGGGTGCCCGGTGGTACTGATCGGCTGAAATGCAGGTATTTCAACGATCTTGCAGGGCGCGGTGATAAGCAGCGCCTGGCTTTGTCGGCGACGCCGGCCGGATGCTCACGTACCAACCCAGTACGCTGTGCTCCGTCCAGCATCGTCCTTCGTGCCATGCTTGCTTCTGACCGTGCTCCGTCAAAACACCAACGTGGTTAACTGAGCATTTGCGCTGAAAGGAACGGTGGCGGTATGGAAACGGCGCGGGAATTTCTCGGGCGGGGTTGGGCCTTTCCGGTGGGAACGGACGATAGGGGAAGGGTTAAGATGTCCCGGGAAGAGGAAGATATCAGAGAAGCGATCTGGATAATCCTGAGCACTGCAAAAGGGGAGCGGGTGATGCGTCCCGATTTCGGCTGCGGCATTCACGATTTTATCTTTGCTTCGGTCAATTCCGCCACGGTAAGCGTTATCGAGAGCAGTGTCCGGGAGGCGCTGACGCTCTTCGAGCCGCGCGTGGAGGTAACCGGGGTGCAGGTGTCCACCGAAAGGCTGGCCGAAGGCCAGTTGCTTTTAAACATAGATTACAGGGTGAGAAGCACCAACAACCGGTTTAACATGGTTTATCCTTTTTACCTGACGGAGGGAAAATAGATGTCCGGGGAAGCGCCGCAGATCGAGCCGAGGGACTCTGCCGCGATATTTAAGAAACTCAGGGAAATTACGCCTTTTTACGTTCCGGAGTGGCGGATGGAGGACAAAGACGCCTCGTTCGCCCTGTGGAAGTGTTTCGGGTACCTGCTCGGCACGGTGATCAACCGGTTGAATAAGGTTTCGGACAAGCATTTCCTTGCCTTTCTCGAAATGCTCGGCGTCAAACAACTGCCTGCGCAGCCTTCTAAAGGGCCGCTAACCTTCATACTTTCCCAGGGCGCCGGGGAGAATGTGCGGATACCGGCGCGCACTCAGGTCGCCGCGGGTGAGGTAACCTTCGAAACGGACGGGGAGTTCTGGGCGACACCCGCACAGCTTTCGGTCATGTACGGGGTAGACCCGTCGGCTGACGGCATTTTCACGCCGCCGCCGTACTTTATGGTTGACGAAGAAAGAACTCCTTTTGTGACGGCTCTTGCCGCTACCGCCAAGTCAGGCGACAATGAGCTGTTTCTTGAAGACGCTTCGGGGTTGGCGGTGGGGGATTACGTTAAAATCGGTGGTAAAGAGTGTTGTACCGTCGGGGCCGTCGAAGGCGAACGGGTGACCTTGCGCCAAAAGCTTTCCGCCGTTTACGGTCCGGGGGAAACCGTGGAAAAGGTTCTGGATTTTGAGCCGTATACCGGCTTGAACGTTCAGGAGCACGCTTTTTACCTCGGTCATGATTACCTTTTTAACCTTAAGAAGGGTACCGGCAGGGGGCACGTTCTGATCAAGCTGTACCTCAAGGCGTCCCGACGGTGGCAGCCCGCCGATCTTACGGCGCTGAAGGCTTTACGCTGGCAGTACTGCGGTGAGGAGGCGAGAACCGGCGCTGAAAAATGGCTGCCTTTCCGTGTCTACAGGGTGACGACTCTGAAAGACGCGCCGGATACGGCGGAAGTGGGCCTCTGGAAGATTTGCGGCAGGCAGACGCTGCAAAAAGAGATCGACGGCGTGAGTTCTTATTGGGTCAGGGCTGTTGCCTCGGCGGCGGAGCTCGCGCTTCCCGCTCTTTCCCACGTCCGGGCCGCCGTTTTCAACCTGGCGGGGGTGGATATGGCCTTCGCCAACGACGTACCCGTAAACCTCGAAAGCGATTTTTATCCCTTCGGGGCAACCCCGCGGGTTAACGATACCTTTTACCTGGCCAGTCAGGAGAGTTTTACGAAAAAAGGAGAAACCGTCGACATTCATTTCGGGATAGCGGCGTCAAGCAGTCCGGCGCCAACCGAAGACCTGTCACTGTCCTGGGAGTATTGGAACGGAAAGGGATGGCAGGCGGTCGATGACGTCCGCGGCTACCTGAAACGGCGGTCAACCAAAGAAGAAGTCGAGTATAAGTTTCAGGGCGACGGCGGCGTCTGTTTCACCTGCCCGAAGGATTTTGAACCGACGAAGGTCAACGGACAGAAGAATTACTGGCTGAGGGTTAAAATCTTAAGCGGCGGCTACGGTTTGGAACAGGTTCTTGAAATAGAAAAGATGATTTACAAAAGCCTGACGGCGGTACGGCCGCCCTTGCTTGATAAGGTCAGGGTAAAGCTTGCGGAACCGCAAAAGCACTACCTGGATTGCGCGCTTACCTACAACGCGCTGCAATTCTGCCCGATCACGGCGGCGAGCAGGGGAGGCGGCGAACCTATTAAAGCTTTCGCCTCTCTGGAGGAGACTCATCCGACACTCTATCTGGGCTTTGACCGGAAGGTGGACAGGGGGCCGGTCAGTATCTTCTTTTCTGTGGAAGAACAGGTTTATGAAGAAGAGGACGCGCCTCGCTGGGAGTGGCAGTACTACCGGGAAAAGGACGGACAGGGCCAGTGGGTGCGCCTGGAAGTAGAGGACGGCACGAGGAATATGACCGTCTGCGGGGCGGTGGCATTCGTTGTGCCGGAGGACGCGGCGCGGCTTTACAGGTTCGGCGCGCGGCTTTATTACCTGCGTGCGGTGGACATAAAGGACAGATTTTGCAACTCGGGTCCTGACGGCGGCTCGTATTCGGGTAAGCCGTCGCTCAAGGCCAAACCGGTGCTTAAAATCCCCGTCAAAATCACAGCCAAAGTTTCGGCGGCGATTTCAATGCCTGTTCCTCCGTTGCGGATTAAAGGAATTTACCTGAATACAACCTGGGTGGAGCAGTTGGAAACGATTCAGGATGAAATCCTGGGTTCAGGCAGCGGGGCGGCCGGCGAGTCTTTTGCGTTGTCCAAGACTCCCGTCGTCCAAGAAGAAATATGGGTGAACGAAGCCGGCGGGGCTGTCGCAGGAGACCTGAAGCTGCCGGCGGGCACGGATGTCGTTGAGGTCGCCGGGCGGGACGGCAAAACAAAGGACGTCTGGGTAAAATGGCGGCCGGTAGCCGACTTCGGCGCTTCACGAGCGGCGGATCGCAATTACATCATCGACGCGGCCGGGGGAGTGGTCGTGTTCGGGGACGGGGTCCGCGGCGCGATCCCGCCGACCGGACGGAAGAATATAAAGGCGACGTACCGGTGCGGCGGCGGCGTTCAGGGCAATGTTGATAAAGACAGTATCTCCACCTTGAAAACGGCGCTGGCCTTTGTGGACAAGGTGCGCAACCCGCAGGCCGCGGGCGGCGGAACGGAAGTTGAAAGCGTGCCGGCGTTGCTGGCCAGAGGTCCATGGAGCGTCAGGCATCGGGGACGGGCCGTTACAAGCGAGGATTTCGAACAACTGGCGAAAGAGGCGTCGCGGGATGTGGCGCGCGCCAGGTGCCTCCCGAACTGTGACCGGCAGGGGAACTATGCGCCGGGGTGGACGACTGTGCTCGTCATCCCGGACGGCCGGGAGAACAAACCGGCCCTGACCCCGCAGTTGAAAAGACGGATTGAGGATTATTTGAAGACGTTGATGTCCAATGTGGTGGTCGCAGCCGGAAGACTGCAGGTTATCGGGCCGGTCTACGCGGAGATTTCCCTGCGGGCAGTCCTGGTCACCCGGAACATAAATGCGGTTTCGTCGATTGAAAACCAGGCCTTACGGGAGCTTGAAAGTTTTCTGCATCCTCTTACCGGCGGCCGGCAGGGAAACGGCTGGGAATTCGGCCGCGCGCCCTGCGTTACCGATTTCTACAGCCTTTTCGAGCAAATCCCGGATGTTGATCATGTGGATGGTTTATCCCTGGCGGTGGGCGGGGAAGGGATGCCGGTGACGGAAATAAAACCGGGGAAGCAAACGGCGCCGGAGATGCCTCCCTGGGGGCTTATATGCAGCAGCGGGCGCCACGAACTCAAGGTCGAGTTCAAGGGAGTCTGACATGCCCGGCATTCAGCGGCACCGCGGAGGATGAAAATAGCAGTGATTTAGGCGGTTTTATCCACAGCAAAACTTGCTTTGGTCCCTTAACTTAGAACTGTGAACTTAGAACTGTGAACTTAGAACTGTGAACTTAGAACCGTGAATTATTCCCAAGGGAGGTGAGACCGGTGCCTTTACCCATACCCAACCTTGACGATAAGACGTTTGCCCAATTGATCGCGGAGGCGGTAAGGCTTATCCCGCAGTATGCCCCGGAGTGGACCGACCACAACCTGAGCGATCCCGGGATAACCTTTCTCGAGCTGTTTGCATGGCTTGCCGAGACACAGATCTACAGCCTGAATCAGATTACCCCTCGGCACTACCTGAAGTACCTGCGTCTTCTCGGACTTACGCCGCTGCCGGCGGCTCCCGCCAGGGCGCTGGTCAATTTTACCGCCGCTGATACGCACGTCCTTCTGCCGCGGTCGACGCAGGCGGTTACCGCGGAAGGAATCGTCTTTGAAACGGATGAGGCCGTAGACGTCCTGCCGGTCTCCCTTGAAAGGGTTGTAGTCTTCGACGGTTACAGCTTTCTTGATTGTACCGATGCCAGCCGGCATACCGGAGTCTTCTACCACGCCTTCGGGGAGAAGGCGCGCGCCGACGCCGGGATGTACCTGGGTCTGTCTTTTGACGGTGCCGCCGTAAAAGGAAAAGAGCTTAAGCTGTATCTTTGCCACTATGATAAGGACCTCCCGCCGCTGCCGGCGCCAGCCGATCCCGAAACAATGCGGCTGTCGGCGCGGGTGCGGTGGGAATACCTGAATGGCGCCGGATGGTTTGAGTTTAAGCCCACGGGGGACGGGCTGGTTGAAAACTTCGCGTGTCCGGGTGGTCTTGTTCTTCAGGTTCCGGCGAATATTGAAACAAGCGGTCTTTATGAGTTCGGAGAATACTTCTGGATCCGCGCCGAGGTTGTGCAGGAGGGGTACGAGATCCCGCCTCGTCTGGATACCATCCTTCTAAACACTACCGGGGCGACACAGGGAGTATTCGTGGAGGAGGTTGTGGGCACCGGCAACAGCCTGCCGGGACAGACGCTCTCCGCAAGCATGACGCCGGTTTTATCCGGAAGCCGGGTGCTTGAGGTGGAGAAAGCAGGCGGCGGCTGGGAGCCGTGGACGGGGGTCGATGACCTGGAGGCGTCACGTCTGGAAGACAGACACTACCTTCTCGACGCGCAGACCGGAACGGTCACCTTCGGCGACGGGATAAACGGCATGGTCCTTCCAAGCGAACGGAGGATAAGGATGCGTTACCGCAGCGGCGGCGGCCCGGCGGGGAATGTCGCCGCCGGAACGATAACCGTGCTTCCGGGCGTAACGGGAGTGTCCGTATCGAATCCGTTTCCGGCCTCCGGGGGCGGTGATCCGGAAACCCTTGCCGCCGCAGTTCTGCGGGCGCGAGAAACGCTGAAATCATCTACCCGCGCGGTAACGGCGGACGACTTTGCCGCCATCGCCGGGCACACGCCGGGGCTCAGGGTGGCGCGCGCAAAAGCGGTAGCCGATCCGGCAAGAAACGTGGTAAAAGTGATTGTGGTCCCTTTCAGTTTCGATAATGAACCGGTGCCGGGCAACGGTTTTTTGCAAACCGTAAAGGAGCACCTGAACCGGCATCGTTTAATTACCACGGTGGTGGAAACGGCGCCGCCGCGTTACGTCAGGGTGTCCGTATCGCTCTCGGTCAGGGCGGATCCCGGAGCCGAGCCCGGCGCGGTAAAGGAGGGGGTTCTCACGGCCCTCAGACGTTTTCTGCATCCCTTGCAAGGCGGAGTGGACGGTGCGGGCTGGGAGTTCGGGCGCGGGGTGTTTCAATCCGAGCTTTACGCGGCAGCAGCCGGTGCCAACGGCGTTGACTGCATCACCGGGCTGTCGTTCTTTCTTGACGGGACGATCGATGAAACGACGCTTGTCTGTTCCGGGCGGCATGCGGTGGACGTGGCCGCGCCGGAAACCGCGTGCAGGGGGGCAACTATTCATGCCTCCCGTGGGACGCGACGATAAGCAACGCATTGCTGTGTCAGCCGGCGAAGCCGAATCCTCATGTACGTGCTAGAACGCTCCGGTTCGTCTCCGCCGGTCTTCCTGGCACTGCATTACTTCTTGTCGCGCTCCGTAAGTGTTAGGTCATAGAGTTACGCAGGGGGAAGACGTGATGTCTGAAAGAGAAGTTCAGTTTCTTACGCTAAACACCCGGTCCCTGTGGGAGGAAGGTACACTCGACAACCTGACAGCGGGGACAGAAGGATTGACACTGGAAAAAACAGCTTCCTACCGTTTTGCGGGGAGCTACGGGGAGATCCAGGGGAATCCGGCGTGTTTCGCCCTGGACCGGTGCGGTTTGATCTATCTGTTGGACGAACCGACGGGAATGCTTTCGATTTTCGACCCGTCTGTGGGCATGGAAAGCAGACCTCGGCCTCTCCCGTTTTCCGGGGCCAAGGATATCGCCCTCGGCGCCGCGGATATTTATGTCACCGATGAGAGCAGGGTTCTCGCGGTCGCGCGGGTCAACCTCCAGATCAGGTGGGAGGTGAAGGTGCCGGCGCCCGTTCTGCTTGCTCTCGACGGGACGGAAAACCTTTACCTGCTGGACCGGACCGGCGGCGGGATTCTGAAGGTTGATCGCGGCGGCGCCGTCAGCGGGCTTATTGCAGACCTTATTTCTCCCAAGGCTTTTTGCTGCGGGTTGGACGGCCTGCTGTATATTTTAACGGAGAACGAGGTTTTATGGTATACGTCCCAGGGCGTGCCTAAAGGGGCAGTTTCTCTGTCCGGCATCCGCGAAGATTTTAAACCGGCCTGCCTGGCTGCCGACAGGGAGGGCGCCGTTTACCTGGGCGGCCTTGATGAGGAGGGGTTCCCCTGCCGGCTGGATACGGAAGGAAAACCGGAGCGCCTTGGATACCGGGGCGCCGTCTACCGGATGGCGTTAAACGAGCGGGGCGACCTGTACCTGCTCGGCAGGGAGAAAAAATCCGCCGGGAAACAAATCTCCCGGCTCGAACTGGCGGATGATTACTTGAGTGAAGGCACGTACGTTTCACGGGCATTCGACAGCGCAACGGTTGACTGCCGGTGGCACAGGTTTGTACTTGACGCGGAGGCGCCGGAGAACACCCGGATCGCGGTGAGCTACGCTGTTACCGCCGTCCCCGGCGATGCGGACGACGCCGTTATGGGGGAAGAGGCGGTTAACCCCACGGATGCTCTGATCACCGGTCCGCCTGGGAGATACATACGTTTCCGCTTGCGCTTATACACCAAGGATCCCTCACGGACGCCCCGTCTGAAAAGTATGAAGGTGTACTTCCCGCGCGTTTCTTATCTGCGCTATCTGCCGGCGGTTTACCAGGACGACGAGGAAAGCAGGGATTTCCTCGAAAGGTTCTTATCCCTCGCCGAAACCTTTGTCTCAGAACTGGAAGAAAAAATCCATGATATAACCGCCTACCTGGATCCCGGCGCCACGCCCGGCGAATTCCTCTCCTGGCTTTCTTCGTGGCTGGCCGTCACCCGTTATGAGAACTGGCCGGCGGCCAAGACCCGCACGCTGCTTCGAAACGCCCCGGAGATGTACCGTAAAAGGGGCACGCGCGGGGGCATAGAGGAGATGATCGCGCTCTACCTGAGCGACGTTTCGGAGACGGGCGAGGTAGTCAAGAGCCGCGGAAAGCCGATTATCGTGGAATCTTCGCGCTTTACGGGTATAGCCCGCGAAGGAACGATCTGGGCTAAGCTGTTCGGGATCAATCCGTATTGTTTCTGCGTGTTGCTTAAACCCGAGCAGGTCGCTTCCGAACAGGATTTGGGCGTCGTAAAGACGATTGTGGAATACGAAAAACCGGCGCATACCTGCGCGGGGGTCAAGGTGCTGCAGCCCTGGTTCTTCCTTGACTGGCATACCTACCTTGGTATTAACACCGGCCTTGCGGAACAGAAGTTCGTGGCCGGGCGCAGCATTTTAAGCCGCGATACGATGGTGGACGAGGTGGAGGAAGGCGGTGAGCTGGAGGTTCGTTCAAGAGCGGGAATGGACACCGTTATTACGTAAGAGGCCGTTACATAACTGTTTTTTGCGGCCTCCGGGGTCAAATTTTATTCTGACTTTCAGCACGTCGAACAGACCTCAAAGGTCTGTCCGTCTGAGCTTTAACTTAGAACTTAGAACTTAGAACTTAGAACTTAGAACTTAGAACTTAGAACTTAGAACTTAGAACTTAGAACTTAGAACTTAGAACTTAGAACTTAGAACTTAGAACTTAGAACTTAGAACCTTGAACTTTTAAGAGGAGGTTTTTACTAAATGGCCGGAAGTGACAGCAAATGCGGGGGAGAGACGACGAATAACCTTTTTGCGCTGCAAAGGTTTGAGCGTAACGCCTACTTTTACGGCAAGCTGATGACGGTGCGGGACTTCCAGCTCGAGCAAAGTTATTTCAACCAGAAAAGGTTCCTCAACGGAAGACTGATCCACGGTCAAGGGATAGTCTGCGGGCTTGAGGTAAAGGGAACCGGATTCGGTACCGGAAGCGCGAGCGAGAAACTGGTGGTGTCCGTCACGCCCGGTGCGGCGCTCGACGGCTGCGGGCGTGAGATTGTGGTGGACAGGATCGTGAACGAGGAAGAGGTTGATATTCCGGGGATCGAATCGCTGACCGGAACGAAGAAGTTTTATCTGTTCCTGAAATACAAAGAGTCGCTCGGTGAGCCCGTTCCCGCCCTGGCGAACGCTTCGAACTGTGAAGAGGTTTGTTGCAACAGCAGGATCAAAGAAGGATTTGAGTTCATTCTCAGCGACCAGGAGCCTCCTGCGGAAGAGCCGGTAAACCCGGAGAAATCCGATCCGTGCCCCTTGGGCGAGGACGAAGGGGTTTTGCTGGCGGCGCTCGACATCAACAAGGAGACAAAAACGGCCGCCGTAAACGCCGCGGAAACCAAGAAGCACCGGGGCTATGTCTACAATAACCCGCTGTTGTACAGCCTTCTGAGCGAACACAAGAGCGATCACAGCAATCCCCACGATGTCAAGCACGCGCAGACGGGACCCGCCGGCTGGGACCAGACGGAATCCGCCGGCGACGCAAACAAGCGGAGCAAACACCTGTCCACCGAGGACGCCGGGAAATGGAACAACGCGGCGCAGGCGATCACCGCGCACAAGGGCGATTTCAACAATCCCCACCAGGTCAAGCACGGGCAGACGGGACCGGTAGGCTGGGACCAGGTGGACGCGAGCGACCCCAACGATAAAAAGAGCCGGAAGAAGCACGTCTCCACGGAGGACGCCGAGAAGTGGAACAAAGCGGCGGAAAATCCGCCGGAGCCCATAAAGCATTATAAGATAAAAATCTCGGAAGTCGCCCAGGGACAGAGGAAGGAACAGGATATCGAGATAAAGCTGAATTACAACGAGCCGGTCGTCCTCGGCGTTGAAGTGGTATTCAACAAGAAGATTTTTGATAAGTTTATCGAGGGGATTAAGGAAAAATACAAGCCCGACGAAGAAGCCCTGAAAAAATGGCTGGAGCAAATCACCGCCGTAATAAAAGAAAACAAAATCGAAGAAATCAACGAGTACTATACCGGAGACCTGTCGCTCATGAGTCTGTGGGCGCTGGTAATCGGCGTCGGGACAGCGCCCGTGGTTGTGCGCCAGCCGACGGAGGGCCTGCTGGGTGTGGGACTTAAGCAGATCCCCGCTCCCGCGTTG
This window of the Bacillota bacterium genome carries:
- a CDS encoding PAAR domain-containing protein yields the protein MGDLTSHGTPLSPGPGSANVLIGGMPAWRVGADFHTCPLVTGTVPHVGGMVSLGSMTVLINGMPAARQGDMIVESGPPNSITMGCPVVLIG
- a CDS encoding GPW/gp25 family protein — its product is METAREFLGRGWAFPVGTDDRGRVKMSREEEDIREAIWIILSTAKGERVMRPDFGCGIHDFIFASVNSATVSVIESSVREALTLFEPRVEVTGVQVSTERLAEGQLLLNIDYRVRSTNNRFNMVYPFYLTEGK
- a CDS encoding putative baseplate assembly protein; protein product: MSGEAPQIEPRDSAAIFKKLREITPFYVPEWRMEDKDASFALWKCFGYLLGTVINRLNKVSDKHFLAFLEMLGVKQLPAQPSKGPLTFILSQGAGENVRIPARTQVAAGEVTFETDGEFWATPAQLSVMYGVDPSADGIFTPPPYFMVDEERTPFVTALAATAKSGDNELFLEDASGLAVGDYVKIGGKECCTVGAVEGERVTLRQKLSAVYGPGETVEKVLDFEPYTGLNVQEHAFYLGHDYLFNLKKGTGRGHVLIKLYLKASRRWQPADLTALKALRWQYCGEEARTGAEKWLPFRVYRVTTLKDAPDTAEVGLWKICGRQTLQKEIDGVSSYWVRAVASAAELALPALSHVRAAVFNLAGVDMAFANDVPVNLESDFYPFGATPRVNDTFYLASQESFTKKGETVDIHFGIAASSSPAPTEDLSLSWEYWNGKGWQAVDDVRGYLKRRSTKEEVEYKFQGDGGVCFTCPKDFEPTKVNGQKNYWLRVKILSGGYGLEQVLEIEKMIYKSLTAVRPPLLDKVRVKLAEPQKHYLDCALTYNALQFCPITAASRGGGEPIKAFASLEETHPTLYLGFDRKVDRGPVSIFFSVEEQVYEEEDAPRWEWQYYREKDGQGQWVRLEVEDGTRNMTVCGAVAFVVPEDAARLYRFGARLYYLRAVDIKDRFCNSGPDGGSYSGKPSLKAKPVLKIPVKITAKVSAAISMPVPPLRIKGIYLNTTWVEQLETIQDEILGSGSGAAGESFALSKTPVVQEEIWVNEAGGAVAGDLKLPAGTDVVEVAGRDGKTKDVWVKWRPVADFGASRAADRNYIIDAAGGVVVFGDGVRGAIPPTGRKNIKATYRCGGGVQGNVDKDSISTLKTALAFVDKVRNPQAAGGGTEVESVPALLARGPWSVRHRGRAVTSEDFEQLAKEASRDVARARCLPNCDRQGNYAPGWTTVLVIPDGRENKPALTPQLKRRIEDYLKTLMSNVVVAAGRLQVIGPVYAEISLRAVLVTRNINAVSSIENQALRELESFLHPLTGGRQGNGWEFGRAPCVTDFYSLFEQIPDVDHVDGLSLAVGGEGMPVTEIKPGKQTAPEMPPWGLICSSGRHELKVEFKGV
- a CDS encoding putative baseplate assembly protein; protein product: MPLPIPNLDDKTFAQLIAEAVRLIPQYAPEWTDHNLSDPGITFLELFAWLAETQIYSLNQITPRHYLKYLRLLGLTPLPAAPARALVNFTAADTHVLLPRSTQAVTAEGIVFETDEAVDVLPVSLERVVVFDGYSFLDCTDASRHTGVFYHAFGEKARADAGMYLGLSFDGAAVKGKELKLYLCHYDKDLPPLPAPADPETMRLSARVRWEYLNGAGWFEFKPTGDGLVENFACPGGLVLQVPANIETSGLYEFGEYFWIRAEVVQEGYEIPPRLDTILLNTTGATQGVFVEEVVGTGNSLPGQTLSASMTPVLSGSRVLEVEKAGGGWEPWTGVDDLEASRLEDRHYLLDAQTGTVTFGDGINGMVLPSERRIRMRYRSGGGPAGNVAAGTITVLPGVTGVSVSNPFPASGGGDPETLAAAVLRARETLKSSTRAVTADDFAAIAGHTPGLRVARAKAVADPARNVVKVIVVPFSFDNEPVPGNGFLQTVKEHLNRHRLITTVVETAPPRYVRVSVSLSVRADPGAEPGAVKEGVLTALRRFLHPLQGGVDGAGWEFGRGVFQSELYAAAAGANGVDCITGLSFFLDGTIDETTLVCSGRHAVDVAAPETACRGATIHASRGTRR
- a CDS encoding phage tail protein; its protein translation is MSEREVQFLTLNTRSLWEEGTLDNLTAGTEGLTLEKTASYRFAGSYGEIQGNPACFALDRCGLIYLLDEPTGMLSIFDPSVGMESRPRPLPFSGAKDIALGAADIYVTDESRVLAVARVNLQIRWEVKVPAPVLLALDGTENLYLLDRTGGGILKVDRGGAVSGLIADLISPKAFCCGLDGLLYILTENEVLWYTSQGVPKGAVSLSGIREDFKPACLAADREGAVYLGGLDEEGFPCRLDTEGKPERLGYRGAVYRMALNERGDLYLLGREKKSAGKQISRLELADDYLSEGTYVSRAFDSATVDCRWHRFVLDAEAPENTRIAVSYAVTAVPGDADDAVMGEEAVNPTDALITGPPGRYIRFRLRLYTKDPSRTPRLKSMKVYFPRVSYLRYLPAVYQDDEESRDFLERFLSLAETFVSELEEKIHDITAYLDPGATPGEFLSWLSSWLAVTRYENWPAAKTRTLLRNAPEMYRKRGTRGGIEEMIALYLSDVSETGEVVKSRGKPIIVESSRFTGIAREGTIWAKLFGINPYCFCVLLKPEQVASEQDLGVVKTIVEYEKPAHTCAGVKVLQPWFFLDWHTYLGINTGLAEQKFVAGRSILSRDTMVDEVEEGGELEVRSRAGMDTVIT